In one window of Bizionia sp. M204 DNA:
- a CDS encoding translation initiation factor, translating into MDLQDQLKNLFPEHIEEESEATADTSKGLWIQDDPILCKYEKRKGKPITILDGYTGATEDFKALAKELKTTLSVGGSFKDDKIIIQGDYRDKIMTILKEKGFQVKRVGG; encoded by the coding sequence ATGGATTTACAAGATCAATTAAAGAATCTTTTTCCAGAACATATTGAAGAAGAATCTGAAGCTACAGCAGACACAAGCAAAGGTCTGTGGATTCAAGATGATCCCATTTTATGCAAATATGAAAAACGCAAAGGTAAGCCAATAACCATTCTTGATGGTTATACTGGTGCTACCGAAGATTTTAAGGCCTTGGCAAAAGAACTAAAAACAACCTTAAGTGTTGGAGGCAGTTTTAAAGATGATAAAATTATTATTCAAGGCGATTATCGCGATAAAATAATGACCATTTTAAAAGAGAAAGGGTTTCAAGTTAAACGTGTTGGAGGCTGA
- a CDS encoding isopenicillin N synthase family oxygenase, which produces MNTIPSVNLKDFLSEDPKRKQQFVDAIGKAYEEIGFVALKGHFLDDKLVDNLYGEVKNFFELPLETKQKYEIEGIGGQRGYISFGKESAKGKKEGDLKEFWHFGQFVENNPKLEAEYPKNVEVKELPEFNKAGKETYRMLEKTAKYVLRALALHLKLEETYFDDYIHNGNSILRPIHYPPIVDEPKNAVRAAAHGDINLITLLMGAQGRGLQVQNHKGEWLDAIAEPDELMINVGDMLSRHTNNKLKSTIHRVINPPRELWGTSRYSIPFFMHPISDMKLDVLESCIDEDNPKQFDDITAGEFLNERLIELGLIKK; this is translated from the coding sequence ATGAATACGATACCAAGTGTTAATTTAAAAGATTTTTTATCCGAAGACCCAAAACGCAAACAACAATTTGTAGATGCTATAGGAAAGGCCTACGAAGAAATTGGTTTTGTTGCTTTAAAAGGGCACTTTTTAGATGATAAACTAGTCGATAATTTATATGGAGAAGTAAAAAACTTCTTTGAACTCCCTTTAGAAACCAAGCAAAAATATGAAATTGAAGGCATTGGTGGCCAACGTGGTTATATTTCATTCGGAAAAGAAAGCGCTAAAGGTAAGAAAGAAGGCGATTTAAAAGAGTTCTGGCACTTTGGACAATTTGTAGAAAACAATCCAAAATTAGAAGCAGAATACCCTAAAAATGTAGAAGTTAAAGAACTACCGGAGTTTAATAAAGCTGGAAAAGAAACGTACCGCATGTTGGAAAAAACAGCTAAATATGTGTTGCGTGCTTTAGCATTGCATTTAAAATTAGAAGAAACCTATTTTGATGATTACATACATAATGGAAATAGTATTTTACGTCCAATCCACTATCCACCAATTGTAGATGAACCTAAAAACGCAGTTCGTGCTGCTGCCCACGGTGATATAAATTTAATTACACTATTAATGGGTGCTCAAGGTCGTGGTTTACAAGTTCAAAACCATAAAGGTGAATGGTTAGATGCCATTGCAGAACCTGATGAATTAATGATAAATGTGGGTGATATGTTATCAAGACATACCAATAATAAATTAAAATCCACCATCCATCGCGTTATCAATCCACCAAGAGAACTTTGGGGAACTTCACGCTACTCCATTCCGTTTTTCATGCATCCAATAAGCGATATGAAATTGGACGTTTTAGAAAGTTGTATTGACGAGGATAACCCAAAACAATTTGATGACATTACGGCGGGCGAATTTTTAAATGAGCGTCTTATTGAATTAGGGTTAATTAAAAAGTAA